Proteins from a genomic interval of Rhodopseudomonas julia:
- a CDS encoding DUF1134 domain-containing protein, whose amino-acid sequence MPIARLLAAGALAVQIAVAPAAFATPAGAVQPASAQAGEPGSINYTAAEVVEAGHHVFGAASGGLATLVEKAIQRYGLPNGYIIGQEGSGALIGGLRYGEGTIYTKLAPPSHIFWQGPSVGWDFGGDGNRTMMLVYNLPSYNSIYQRFAGVNGSAYMVGGLGMTVLSHTGVHDPIYVVPIRTGVGARLGVNLGYLKFTSRPTWNPF is encoded by the coding sequence ATGCCCATAGCCAGACTTCTTGCCGCCGGCGCGCTGGCAGTTCAGATCGCTGTCGCTCCAGCCGCTTTCGCCACTCCGGCGGGTGCGGTCCAGCCGGCATCGGCTCAGGCCGGAGAACCGGGCAGCATCAATTACACGGCGGCTGAGGTCGTGGAAGCGGGCCACCACGTCTTTGGCGCAGCCTCCGGCGGCCTGGCGACCCTCGTGGAAAAGGCCATCCAGCGTTACGGCCTTCCCAACGGCTATATCATCGGCCAGGAAGGCTCCGGTGCCCTGATCGGCGGCCTGCGCTACGGCGAGGGCACGATTTACACCAAACTCGCACCGCCCAGCCACATCTTCTGGCAAGGCCCCTCGGTCGGCTGGGATTTCGGCGGTGACGGCAATCGCACGATGATGCTCGTCTACAACCTGCCGAGCTACAACTCCATTTACCAGCGCTTCGCAGGCGTGAACGGCTCCGCTTATATGGTCGGCGGCCTCGGCATGACGGTTCTCTCTCACACCGGGGTGCACGACCCGATCTATGTCGTGCCGATCCGCACCGGCGTCGGCGCCCGGCTGGGCGTCAATCTCGGCTATCTCAAGTTCACCTCCAGGCCGACCTGGAATCCGTTCTGA
- the chpT gene encoding histidine phosphotransferase ChpT, which produces MTSLKIAPVDLAALIASRVCHDVISPVGAIANGLEVLDEETDPSMRDFAMDLIRKSSRQASVKLQFSRLAFGASGGAGAQIDMADAGRCAGEFLEREKANLDWQVEAQLLPKAEAKILLNLLLLGANTIARGGTLTVGATQAENGVTISVVAAGDRARLSDSVRTVLLSGEVPEQLDAHSVQPLYAVMLAEEVGLAFEIAEEEGKVSFLARPRA; this is translated from the coding sequence ATGACCAGCCTTAAAATTGCGCCAGTCGACCTCGCCGCCTTGATCGCGAGCCGGGTCTGCCATGACGTCATCAGCCCTGTCGGCGCCATTGCGAACGGACTCGAAGTCCTCGACGAGGAAACCGATCCGAGCATGCGCGACTTCGCGATGGATCTCATTCGCAAGAGCTCCCGTCAGGCCTCGGTGAAGCTGCAATTTTCGCGCTTGGCCTTCGGCGCTTCGGGCGGCGCGGGTGCGCAGATCGATATGGCCGATGCGGGCCGGTGTGCGGGCGAGTTCCTGGAGCGTGAGAAAGCCAATCTCGACTGGCAGGTCGAGGCGCAGCTGCTGCCGAAAGCCGAGGCGAAGATCCTGCTCAATCTTCTGCTTCTCGGGGCCAACACGATTGCCCGGGGCGGCACTTTGACGGTCGGCGCCACGCAGGCGGAGAACGGGGTGACGATCAGCGTGGTGGCGGCCGGCGACCGCGCCCGTCTTTCCGACAGTGTGCGTACGGTGCTTCTCTCGGGCGAAGTTCCCGAGCAGCTCGATGCGCATTCGGTGCAGCCGCTTTATGCGGTCATGCTCGCCGAAGAGGTCGGTCTCGCTTTCGAGATCGCCGAAGAGGAGGGGAAGGTCTCTTTCCTCGCTCGCCCAAGGGCCTGA
- a CDS encoding SDR family NAD(P)-dependent oxidoreductase translates to MIDQVVRRISRRMRSWIIYGYDFSAAAISLGLSYYLRTGTEPTFAPGEVVSLIGIFTLVCVLVFPMFRLHSGSWRYASVRDIYAISKAVTASIFIFLLVIFLIQRGGALPRSVLVIEWFVLTVMLGAPRMAYRLYRDSLIGRSSHDPRNPLEPVLLFGFNDEADVFIRAVKRDRKSRFLIVGIIETNPRHVGRQLHGVPVLSTIEGMARQVTQLRRTSTPPTQIIVARVNTPRDVLNELVDAASQVGLTVNRLPNIQDLQGSQQNVEPEAVKIEDLLGRQPVVLDEEGINRLIAGRSVLITGAGGSVGSEIVKQVVRFGASRLILVENSEHNLYEIDRRIRKNPSIQAQVVPILCDIRDREALKALFMRERPELVFHAAALKHVPIVERNPVEAVLSNVFGTKNAADAACASGASAFIMISTDKAANAKNILGLTKGLAERYCQKLDREQKGTRFMIVRFGNVLGSRGSVLPLFEEQLKNGGPLTVTHADVTRYFMTPSEAAQLVLQASAYGVAHPEGGGKIYLLDMGEPVRIADLAKNLIRLAGRKPDVDVPVVFTGLRPGEKLHEDLVSENETVTHTPVAGVLLASAPAILPERLDIYLTDLQTAAMRGDNAGCVTLLRSGVTELSTRPTNNVRSLMDRAPG, encoded by the coding sequence GTGATCGATCAGGTGGTCAGACGCATCTCCCGGCGCATGCGCAGCTGGATAATCTACGGCTATGATTTTTCGGCCGCAGCGATCTCTCTTGGTCTTTCCTATTATCTGCGCACGGGAACAGAACCGACATTCGCTCCCGGCGAGGTGGTGAGCCTGATCGGCATCTTCACGCTCGTCTGCGTGCTCGTCTTTCCGATGTTTCGCCTGCACAGCGGTTCCTGGCGCTATGCGTCCGTGCGCGACATCTATGCGATCTCCAAAGCGGTCACCGCTTCCATCTTCATCTTTCTGCTGGTGATTTTCCTTATCCAGCGCGGTGGTGCCCTGCCCCGCTCCGTTCTCGTCATCGAGTGGTTCGTCCTGACCGTCATGCTGGGTGCCCCCCGCATGGCCTACCGGCTCTATCGCGACAGCCTCATCGGCCGCTCCAGCCATGACCCGCGCAACCCGCTCGAGCCGGTGCTGCTTTTCGGCTTCAATGACGAAGCCGACGTCTTCATCCGCGCCGTGAAGCGCGACCGCAAATCCCGCTTCCTCATCGTCGGCATCATCGAGACAAACCCCCGGCACGTCGGGCGCCAGCTTCATGGTGTTCCGGTCTTGAGCACGATCGAGGGCATGGCGCGGCAGGTCACGCAGCTGAGGCGCACTTCAACGCCCCCGACGCAGATCATTGTCGCGCGCGTGAACACGCCGCGCGATGTCCTGAACGAGCTCGTCGACGCCGCCTCACAGGTCGGGCTGACCGTCAACCGGCTGCCGAACATTCAGGATCTGCAGGGGTCCCAGCAGAATGTGGAGCCGGAAGCGGTCAAGATCGAAGACCTGCTCGGCCGTCAGCCCGTGGTTCTCGACGAGGAGGGAATCAACCGTCTGATCGCCGGGCGCAGCGTCCTCATCACGGGTGCCGGTGGCTCGGTCGGCTCCGAAATCGTCAAGCAGGTCGTGCGTTTCGGCGCATCGCGTCTCATCCTGGTGGAGAACAGCGAGCACAATCTTTATGAGATCGATCGCCGGATCCGGAAGAATCCGAGCATTCAGGCGCAGGTGGTCCCGATCCTCTGCGATATCCGCGACCGCGAAGCGCTGAAGGCGCTGTTCATGCGCGAGAGGCCGGAACTCGTCTTCCATGCCGCGGCGCTTAAGCATGTGCCGATCGTGGAGAGAAATCCCGTCGAGGCGGTTCTTTCCAACGTCTTTGGTACCAAGAACGCGGCAGACGCCGCCTGTGCCTCCGGCGCCAGCGCCTTCATCATGATCTCGACCGACAAGGCTGCCAACGCCAAGAACATCCTCGGTCTGACCAAGGGACTCGCCGAACGCTACTGCCAAAAGCTCGACCGCGAGCAGAAAGGCACGCGCTTCATGATCGTGCGCTTCGGCAACGTTCTGGGCTCGCGGGGCTCCGTCCTCCCGCTGTTCGAAGAGCAGCTCAAAAACGGCGGGCCTTTGACGGTCACTCATGCCGATGTCACGCGCTATTTCATGACGCCGAGCGAAGCGGCACAGCTCGTTCTGCAGGCATCCGCCTATGGCGTCGCCCACCCCGAAGGAGGCGGCAAGATCTACCTTCTCGACATGGGCGAGCCGGTGCGCATCGCCGATCTTGCAAAAAACCTCATTCGCCTTGCCGGCAGGAAGCCAGACGTCGACGTGCCGGTCGTCTTCACCGGCCTGCGTCCGGGCGAGAAGCTGCATGAAGATCTCGTCAGCGAGAACGAGACGGTCACGCATACGCCCGTTGCGGGTGTCCTCCTCGCCAGCGCACCCGCGATCCTGCCCGAGCGTCTCGACATCTATCTGACAGATCTCCAAACCGCCGCGATGCGCGGCGACAATGCCGGCTGCGTGACCCTCTTGCGCAGCGGCGTCACCGAGTTGAGCACCAGACCGACCAACAATGTGCGCTCTCTGATGGACAGAGCCCCCGGCTGA